One part of the Humulus lupulus chromosome 9, drHumLupu1.1, whole genome shotgun sequence genome encodes these proteins:
- the LOC133800859 gene encoding F-box/LRR-repeat protein 3 isoform X2 codes for MESMELPAMKKTRTEESLTNFFDLLSEELVFLILDFLNQNPFDRKSFSLVCKYFYSVEAKHRKTLKPLRSKHLTSVLSRYPNLTHIDLTLCPRVADTSLAEISNACKPNLRSIDLSRSRFFSGAGLLNLVLSCENLVEIDLSNVTELRDSGAAAVAQAKNLERLWLARCKLITDLGVGCIAVGCRKLKLISLKWCVGVGDFGVGLIAVKCKEIRSLDLSFLPITDECLPSILKLQYLEDLVLEGCFGIDDSSLEVLKCSCKSLKKLDMSSCQNITHVGLSSLMSVAGENLEELTLSYVSPVTHVLADSLRKLPMLQSVKLDGCRVTCAGLKAIGNWCVSLRELSLSKCSDVTDDGLSSLVIKHRDLQKLDITCCRRITYVSIAHITNSCSALTSLKMESCALVSREAFVLIGQRCHFLEELDLTDNEIDDEGLKSISRCSKLSSLKLGICLDITDKGVAHVGFSCSKLNELDLYRCTNITDTGISAIARGCPDLEMINIAYCKDISDDSLISLSKCSRLNTFESRGCPLITSSGLAAIAMKCKQLVKLDIKKCSNIDDAGMISLAYNSQNLRQNMHHGYH; via the exons TCCTAATCCTTGACTTCCTTAACCAAAACCCATTTGACCGAAAATCATTCTCTCTCGTCTGTAAGTATTTCTACTCTGTCGAAGCCAAACACCGCAAGACCCTCAAGCCACTGCGATCCAAACACCTCACTTCTGTTCTCTCCCGATACCCGAACTTGACCCACATCGATCTCACGCTCTGCCCTAGAGTCGCTGATACCTCGTTAGCCGAAATCTCCAATGCATGCAAGCCGAATCTCAGGTCCATCGATCTTTCCAGGTCGAGGTTTTTCTCCGGAGCTGGGTTGCTAAATTTGGTTCTGAGTTGCGAGAATTTGGTGGAGATTGATCTTTCTAATGTGACTGAGCTGAGGGATTCGGGGGCGGCGGCGGTGGCGCAGGCCAAGAATTTGGAGAGGTTGTGGTTGGCGAGGTGTAAGCTGATTACGGATTTGGGGGTTGGGTGTATCGCTGTTGGGTGTAGGAAGCTTAAGTTGATTAGCTTGAAATGGTGTGTTGGGGTTGGGGACTTTGGGGTGGGATTGATTGCTGTTAAGTGCAAAGAAATTCGTAGTTTGGATCTCTCCTTCTTGCCG ATCACCGATGAATGCTTACCGTCGATCTTGAAATTACAATATCTTGAAGATTTGGTTCTAGAAGGATGCTTTGGTATTGATGACAGCAGTCTTGAGGTTCTCAAATGTAGCTGCAAGTCGTTAAAG AAACTCGATATGTCAAGCTGCCAGAACATTACTCATGTTGGGTTATCTTCTCTTATGAGTGTTGCTGGCGAAAATCTTGAGGAACTCACCTTATCATATGTCTCTCCT GTGACTCATGTTCTTGCCGATAGTTTAAGAAAGCTTCCCATGTTGCAATCAGTTAAATTGGATGGCTGTCGAGTTACTTGTGCTGGACTGAAAGCCATTGGAAATTGGTGTGTGTCTTTGAGGGAGTTGAGCTTAAGTAAATGTTCAGATGTGACTGATGATGGTCTTTCCTCTCTTGTTATCAAACACAGAGATTTGCAGAAGCTGGATATTACTTGTTGCCGCAGAATCACTTATGTGTCTATTGCCCACATTACAAATTCATGCTCTGCTCTCACTTCTCTCAAGATGGAGTCATGTGCCCTTGTTTCTAGAGAAGCATTTGTTTTGATTGGACAGCGATGTCATTTCTTGGAGGAGCTTGACCTAACAGATAACGAAATTGATGATGAAG GTTTGAAATCAATCTCTAGATGCTCCAAACTCTCAAGCTTAAAACTTGGAATTTGTTTAGACATAACTGATAAGGGAGTTGCACATGTTGGTTTTTCTTGCTCTAAACTCAATGAGCTCGATCTATACAG GTGCACAAATATTACGGATACTGGCATTTCAGCTATTGCCCGTGGTTGCCCTGACCTTGAGATGATTAATATAGCCTATTGTAAAGACATCAGTGATGATTCATTAATATCATTGTCGAAATGCTCAAGGTTAAACACATTTGAAAGTCGAGGCTGCCCACTCATTACATCTTCAGGCTTAGCAGCTATTGCTATGAAATGCAAGCAGCTTGTCAAGCTAGACATAAAGAAGTGCTCCAACATTGATGACGCCGGGATGATTTCTCTGGCTTACAATTCCCAGAATCTAAGACAG AATATGCACCATGGATATCATTGA
- the LOC133800859 gene encoding F-box/LRR-repeat protein 3 isoform X1 codes for MESMELPAMKKTRTEESLTNFFDLLSEELVFLILDFLNQNPFDRKSFSLVCKYFYSVEAKHRKTLKPLRSKHLTSVLSRYPNLTHIDLTLCPRVADTSLAEISNACKPNLRSIDLSRSRFFSGAGLLNLVLSCENLVEIDLSNVTELRDSGAAAVAQAKNLERLWLARCKLITDLGVGCIAVGCRKLKLISLKWCVGVGDFGVGLIAVKCKEIRSLDLSFLPITDECLPSILKLQYLEDLVLEGCFGIDDSSLEVLKCSCKSLKKLDMSSCQNITHVGLSSLMSVAGENLEELTLSYVSPVTHVLADSLRKLPMLQSVKLDGCRVTCAGLKAIGNWCVSLRELSLSKCSDVTDDGLSSLVIKHRDLQKLDITCCRRITYVSIAHITNSCSALTSLKMESCALVSREAFVLIGQRCHFLEELDLTDNEIDDEGLKSISRCSKLSSLKLGICLDITDKGVAHVGFSCSKLNELDLYRCTNITDTGISAIARGCPDLEMINIAYCKDISDDSLISLSKCSRLNTFESRGCPLITSSGLAAIAMKCKQLVKLDIKKCSNIDDAGMISLAYNSQNLRQINLSYTAVTDAGLVTLASISCLQSFTILHLDGLTPCGIATALLACEGLTKVKLQASFKSLLPQPLLRHLEGRGCAIQWRDKVLQAELDPQCWKLKLEDIMY; via the exons TCCTAATCCTTGACTTCCTTAACCAAAACCCATTTGACCGAAAATCATTCTCTCTCGTCTGTAAGTATTTCTACTCTGTCGAAGCCAAACACCGCAAGACCCTCAAGCCACTGCGATCCAAACACCTCACTTCTGTTCTCTCCCGATACCCGAACTTGACCCACATCGATCTCACGCTCTGCCCTAGAGTCGCTGATACCTCGTTAGCCGAAATCTCCAATGCATGCAAGCCGAATCTCAGGTCCATCGATCTTTCCAGGTCGAGGTTTTTCTCCGGAGCTGGGTTGCTAAATTTGGTTCTGAGTTGCGAGAATTTGGTGGAGATTGATCTTTCTAATGTGACTGAGCTGAGGGATTCGGGGGCGGCGGCGGTGGCGCAGGCCAAGAATTTGGAGAGGTTGTGGTTGGCGAGGTGTAAGCTGATTACGGATTTGGGGGTTGGGTGTATCGCTGTTGGGTGTAGGAAGCTTAAGTTGATTAGCTTGAAATGGTGTGTTGGGGTTGGGGACTTTGGGGTGGGATTGATTGCTGTTAAGTGCAAAGAAATTCGTAGTTTGGATCTCTCCTTCTTGCCG ATCACCGATGAATGCTTACCGTCGATCTTGAAATTACAATATCTTGAAGATTTGGTTCTAGAAGGATGCTTTGGTATTGATGACAGCAGTCTTGAGGTTCTCAAATGTAGCTGCAAGTCGTTAAAG AAACTCGATATGTCAAGCTGCCAGAACATTACTCATGTTGGGTTATCTTCTCTTATGAGTGTTGCTGGCGAAAATCTTGAGGAACTCACCTTATCATATGTCTCTCCT GTGACTCATGTTCTTGCCGATAGTTTAAGAAAGCTTCCCATGTTGCAATCAGTTAAATTGGATGGCTGTCGAGTTACTTGTGCTGGACTGAAAGCCATTGGAAATTGGTGTGTGTCTTTGAGGGAGTTGAGCTTAAGTAAATGTTCAGATGTGACTGATGATGGTCTTTCCTCTCTTGTTATCAAACACAGAGATTTGCAGAAGCTGGATATTACTTGTTGCCGCAGAATCACTTATGTGTCTATTGCCCACATTACAAATTCATGCTCTGCTCTCACTTCTCTCAAGATGGAGTCATGTGCCCTTGTTTCTAGAGAAGCATTTGTTTTGATTGGACAGCGATGTCATTTCTTGGAGGAGCTTGACCTAACAGATAACGAAATTGATGATGAAG GTTTGAAATCAATCTCTAGATGCTCCAAACTCTCAAGCTTAAAACTTGGAATTTGTTTAGACATAACTGATAAGGGAGTTGCACATGTTGGTTTTTCTTGCTCTAAACTCAATGAGCTCGATCTATACAG GTGCACAAATATTACGGATACTGGCATTTCAGCTATTGCCCGTGGTTGCCCTGACCTTGAGATGATTAATATAGCCTATTGTAAAGACATCAGTGATGATTCATTAATATCATTGTCGAAATGCTCAAGGTTAAACACATTTGAAAGTCGAGGCTGCCCACTCATTACATCTTCAGGCTTAGCAGCTATTGCTATGAAATGCAAGCAGCTTGTCAAGCTAGACATAAAGAAGTGCTCCAACATTGATGACGCCGGGATGATTTCTCTGGCTTACAATTCCCAGAATCTAAGACAG ATTAATTTGTCGTATACAGCAGTGACAGATGCGGGACTTGTAACTCTTGCCAGCATTAGTTGCCTACAGAGCTTCACCATTTTGCATTTGGATGGCTTGACTCCCTGTGGAATCGCCACTGCCTTGTTGGCATGTGAAGGCCTAACAAAAGTAAAGCTCCAAGCATCCTTTAAATCATTGCTACCACAACCTCTTCTCAGACATTTAGAAGGTCGAGGATGTGCGATTCAGTGGAGAGATAAAGTTTTACAG GCTGAGTTAGATCCACAGTGTTGGAAGCTAAAGTTAGAAGACATCATGTACTAA